Proteins from a single region of Caloramator sp. E03:
- a CDS encoding IS30 family transposase, translated as MVHKNNYNTPIRSFKHLKSYERGEIFALLKEGKSIRYIAKKLGRSPSTISREIKRGTVSQLKSDLSYYSSYFPETGQAVYKNHRSNCGAKIKLAKVETFIKFAEEKIRKNNWSVDTVVGYCKTDPSWKDEFIVSTKTLYNYIDRGFLSIRNIDLPLKTHLKPKKKRIRENKRLLGKSIDLRPEQINSRQEFGHWEIDTVIGKKSGDKALLTLTERKSRYEIIMLLDNKDAKSVDDSIKRLMEVYKDNFKKIFKSITADNGVEFSNLQFILKKYDVEVYYTHPFSSFERGTNERHNGLIRRFIPKGKSIKDISIDTIKRIQNWMNTLPRKLLNYKTPEKFFYEELLKIA; from the coding sequence ATGGTTCATAAAAATAATTATAACACACCTATACGTTCTTTTAAACATCTGAAATCTTATGAACGTGGAGAAATTTTTGCCTTGCTTAAAGAAGGTAAAAGTATTCGTTATATTGCTAAAAAATTAGGACGAAGTCCAAGTACTATAAGCCGTGAAATTAAACGTGGTACTGTATCACAATTAAAAAGTGATTTATCTTATTATTCAAGTTATTTCCCTGAAACTGGGCAAGCTGTCTATAAAAATCACCGCTCAAATTGCGGAGCAAAAATTAAATTGGCTAAAGTAGAAACCTTTATAAAATTTGCAGAAGAAAAAATCCGTAAAAATAATTGGTCTGTTGATACTGTCGTTGGTTATTGCAAAACTGATCCTTCTTGGAAAGATGAGTTCATTGTTTCAACTAAGACCTTATATAACTATATTGATAGAGGATTTTTATCTATACGTAATATAGATTTACCTTTAAAAACACATTTAAAACCTAAAAAGAAAAGAATTAGGGAGAACAAACGCCTTTTAGGTAAAAGTATTGATTTAAGGCCTGAACAAATTAATTCTCGTCAAGAATTTGGACATTGGGAAATAGATACTGTTATAGGTAAAAAATCAGGCGATAAAGCTCTTTTAACTTTAACAGAACGTAAATCCCGTTATGAAATAATAATGCTTTTAGATAATAAAGATGCTAAGTCTGTTGATGATTCTATAAAGAGACTTATGGAAGTATATAAGGATAATTTTAAAAAGATTTTCAAGAGTATTACGGCAGATAATGGAGTTGAATTTAGTAATTTACAATTCATTCTTAAAAAATATGATGTTGAGGTATATTATACCCATCCCTTTTCTTCTTTTGAAAGAGGAACTAACGAACGACATAATGGTCTTATACGTCGTTTTATCCCTAAGGGAAAGAGTATAAAGGATATATCTATTGATACCATTAAAAGAATTCAAAATTGGATGAATACACTCCCACGAAAATTACTAAATTACAAAACTCCTGAAAAATTTTTTTACGAGGAATTATTAAAAATAGCCTAA
- a CDS encoding ATP-binding cassette domain-containing protein, which yields MKNEILRMEKVTQIIDGITFLDNFNLHIFEGEIMGLLCINAHGKEALIQLLYQNIPIHYGRVYFEENLVNNYEHSSMSMNPVAVIENKSRLIENLTISDNIFVLNKGFKDRIINMKILNEKIKILTEELGIEIDSNEIVDNLNTFEKSVVEILKAVVSNVKLIILRDISSFIGINDLQKIHSLVKYFSKKGISFLYICNDYEEAFKICDRISIMKNGKVLKVLNGNEYSEEKIIPYTVDYSEKEFILADRKLGSEILRFEDVKTESINNISFNINSGECVVFLDKSNTIFSDLIKLMNKEIKPISGKIMFNGFDYIKNYYKFKKDICFIQENPIQSMLFKSMNYIDNLCFLLHNKKPFLWIKKGIIKSVIQEYESIIGEDIYENDISNLSPQSLYNLIYYRIHLYKPKVVFCIQPFSGIDMYLKQHLIKLINKIREKKITVIILTVNLSDSLSVADRLIVIDQGRLCKEYHKKEFYNFN from the coding sequence ATGAAAAATGAGATTTTGCGTATGGAAAAAGTTACACAAATAATTGATGGTATAACTTTTTTAGATAATTTTAATTTACACATTTTTGAAGGGGAAATTATGGGGCTTTTGTGTATAAATGCCCATGGCAAGGAAGCCCTTATACAGCTACTTTATCAAAACATACCTATACATTATGGAAGGGTTTATTTTGAAGAAAATTTAGTAAATAATTACGAACATAGCTCTATGAGCATGAATCCAGTAGCTGTAATTGAAAATAAGAGCCGTTTAATTGAAAATCTGACAATATCAGATAACATATTTGTACTTAATAAAGGTTTCAAAGATAGGATAATCAATATGAAAATATTAAATGAAAAGATAAAAATATTAACTGAGGAATTGGGAATTGAAATTGATTCAAATGAGATAGTTGATAATTTAAACACATTTGAAAAGAGTGTTGTTGAGATTTTAAAGGCAGTTGTATCAAATGTAAAATTAATTATTTTAAGAGATATAAGCAGCTTTATAGGTATTAATGATCTGCAAAAGATCCACTCCTTAGTTAAGTATTTTTCAAAGAAAGGTATTTCATTTCTTTATATATGCAATGATTATGAAGAAGCATTTAAAATCTGTGATAGAATTTCTATAATGAAAAATGGTAAAGTTCTAAAAGTTTTAAATGGGAATGAATATAGTGAAGAAAAAATAATTCCTTATACTGTTGATTATAGTGAAAAAGAATTTATTTTAGCTGATAGAAAATTAGGAAGTGAAATATTAAGATTTGAAGATGTTAAAACGGAATCTATAAATAATATAAGTTTTAATATAAACTCAGGAGAATGTGTTGTTTTTTTGGATAAAAGTAATACAATATTTTCTGATTTAATAAAACTTATGAATAAAGAAATAAAGCCTATATCAGGAAAAATAATGTTTAATGGCTTTGACTATATTAAAAATTATTATAAGTTTAAGAAAGATATTTGCTTTATACAGGAAAATCCAATACAAAGCATGCTTTTTAAAAGTATGAATTATATTGATAATCTTTGTTTTTTATTACATAATAAAAAGCCTTTTTTATGGATTAAAAAAGGTATTATAAAAAGCGTCATACAAGAGTATGAATCAATAATTGGAGAAGATATTTATGAAAATGATATTTCAAATTTATCTCCCCAATCTTTATACAACTTGATTTATTATAGGATACATCTTTATAAGCCTAAAGTTGTTTTTTGCATACAGCCTTTTTCGGGAATAGACATGTATTTAAAACAGCACTTAATAAAATTAATTAACAAAATAAGAGAGAAAAAAATTACTGTAATTATTCTTACTGTAAATCTTTCTGATTCACTATCGGTTGCAGATAGGTTGATTGTTATTGATCAAGGAAGATTATGTAAAGAGTATCATAAGAAAGAATTCTATAACTTTAATTAG
- a CDS encoding sensor histidine kinase yields the protein MVENSIFHGIERKLGKGNIWIRIETTPKRLIITVSDDGLGINEDRLRELNEKLKVQSFDYIKPDDDEKKIGIALINVNNRIKLLFGEDYGINIYSKEYVGTDVEITLPRIKKQGEE from the coding sequence ATTGTAGAGAATTCTATATTTCATGGCATTGAAAGAAAATTGGGCAAAGGTAATATATGGATAAGAATAGAAACTACTCCAAAAAGGCTTATTATAACTGTTTCTGATGATGGATTGGGGATAAATGAGGACCGCTTAAGGGAATTGAATGAAAAACTAAAGGTACAATCCTTTGATTATATTAAGCCTGATGATGATGAAAAGAAGATAGGTATAGCATTAATAAACGTAAATAATAGGATAAAGCTTTTGTTTGGAGAGGATTATGGGATTAATATTTACAGTAAAGAATATGTAGGGACAGATGTTGAAATAACACTGCCGCGAATAAAAAAGCAGGGTGAAGAATAA